A genomic window from Hydrogenispora ethanolica includes:
- the der gene encoding ribosome biogenesis GTPase Der: MSRAVIAIVGRPNVGKSTLFNRIVRQRLAIVENTPGVTRDRIYADGKWLDRSFLVIDTGGITDERDPVQEQIRTQVEMALEEADAVIMVTDGREPLTASDYQVATLLRKSHKPTVLAVNKIENIAQTVDPEFYSLGLGEPIPISAEHGKNIGDLLDAALESIPKEEEESDPDLIRVTMVGRPNVGKSSLVNGLLGKERMIVSDRPGTTRDAVDIPLAADGHHYLLVDTAGIRRKSKVEESVEYYSVLRALRAVERSDVVILVLDATAEVAEQDLKIAGIIKDAGKACLIAVNKWDLIEKNEATAAEYEAKIRREIGFLDYAPLVFISAKTGQRLVKILPLVNQVMESYTFRISNNRLNEVVSEAIVIHHPPSNKGRPFKIYYTRQSGVKPPSFQLTVNDPEGFHYSYHRYLENKFREYFGFVGTPIKFELKTSNKNGD, translated from the coding sequence TTGTCTCGAGCAGTCATTGCAATAGTTGGCCGACCCAATGTCGGAAAATCCACCCTGTTTAACCGGATCGTCAGACAACGTTTGGCGATCGTCGAAAATACCCCCGGCGTCACCCGCGACCGGATCTATGCCGATGGCAAATGGCTGGACCGGAGCTTTTTAGTGATTGATACCGGCGGAATCACGGATGAACGCGATCCGGTCCAAGAGCAAATCCGCACCCAAGTGGAGATGGCTCTGGAGGAAGCGGATGCGGTCATCATGGTGACTGACGGCCGGGAACCGCTGACGGCTTCCGATTATCAAGTGGCTACCCTGCTGCGAAAAAGCCATAAACCTACCGTGCTGGCGGTCAATAAAATTGAAAACATCGCTCAAACGGTGGACCCGGAGTTTTATTCGTTGGGCCTCGGCGAACCGATCCCCATCTCCGCCGAACACGGCAAAAACATCGGCGATTTGCTGGATGCGGCCTTGGAGAGTATTCCCAAGGAAGAGGAGGAGAGCGATCCGGATCTCATCCGGGTCACGATGGTCGGCCGGCCCAATGTCGGCAAATCTTCATTGGTCAATGGACTCCTGGGCAAGGAACGAATGATCGTCAGCGATAGACCCGGTACGACCCGGGATGCGGTGGACATCCCCCTGGCTGCGGATGGCCACCATTATTTGTTGGTGGATACCGCCGGGATCCGGCGCAAATCGAAAGTGGAAGAGTCAGTCGAATACTACAGTGTTTTACGGGCGCTGCGGGCGGTTGAACGTTCGGATGTCGTCATTCTGGTGTTGGATGCCACGGCGGAGGTTGCCGAACAGGATTTGAAGATCGCCGGGATCATCAAGGATGCCGGTAAAGCTTGCCTTATTGCTGTAAATAAATGGGATCTGATTGAAAAGAACGAAGCGACGGCCGCGGAATATGAGGCGAAGATCCGCCGGGAGATCGGGTTTTTGGATTATGCGCCGCTGGTTTTCATCTCGGCCAAAACCGGACAACGGCTGGTAAAGATCTTGCCCCTCGTCAACCAGGTGATGGAGAGTTACACTTTCCGGATCTCCAATAACCGCCTGAACGAAGTGGTCTCGGAAGCGATTGTGATTCACCATCCCCCTTCCAATAAAGGCCGGCCGTTTAAGATCTATTACACCCGGCAATCGGGGGTAAAACCGCCGTCATTCCAGCTGACCGTGAATGATCCGGAAGGCTTTCATTACTCGTATCACCGCTATCTGGAAAACAAGTTCCGGGAGTATTTCGGTTTTGTCGGCACCCCTATCAAGTTTGAGTTGAAAACCAGTAATAAAAACGGCGATTGA
- the plsY gene encoding glycerol-3-phosphate 1-O-acyltransferase PlsY: MLWIKTVIVLAVAYFIGSITSGDIVARIKKVDLRSLGSGNIGATNTFRVLGSFYGAVVLAGDIVKGILAVLLGHYVLGSFHGFDMAILTGVFAVIGHNWPVHAGFKGGKGIATSAGVMIGLTPVSILAALPVWLAVFLLSGYVSLASIVAAIAYPVSVFLFYHDDPYKQFLALIIAVLAIYRHHSNIKRLLRGEEHRILYKHRGGDKS, encoded by the coding sequence ATGCTTTGGATTAAAACGGTCATCGTTTTGGCGGTGGCTTATTTCATCGGCAGTATTACTTCGGGCGATATCGTAGCTCGCATCAAAAAAGTAGACCTGCGGAGTCTAGGCAGCGGCAATATCGGCGCTACTAACACCTTCCGGGTATTGGGCTCTTTCTACGGTGCTGTCGTGCTGGCCGGCGATATTGTAAAGGGGATTCTGGCGGTTTTATTGGGACATTATGTCCTGGGCAGTTTTCACGGCTTTGACATGGCGATTCTAACCGGGGTGTTTGCAGTTATCGGGCATAATTGGCCGGTTCACGCCGGTTTTAAAGGCGGAAAAGGCATTGCGACGTCGGCCGGAGTGATGATTGGGTTGACGCCCGTCAGCATTCTGGCGGCGTTACCGGTCTGGCTGGCGGTTTTCCTGCTTTCCGGCTATGTTTCGCTCGCGTCCATTGTTGCGGCGATTGCCTATCCCGTATCGGTATTTCTTTTTTATCACGATGATCCGTATAAACAGTTCCTGGCCCTGATCATCGCGGTTCTGGCGATTTACCGGCATCATTCGAACATCAAACGTTTATTACGCGGCGAGGAGCACCGAATTCTGTATAAACATCGTGGAGGAGACAAATCATGA
- a CDS encoding NAD(P)H-dependent glycerol-3-phosphate dehydrogenase: MIAVVGSGGWGTALAFHCAQKGYPVKIWAHESEVVTEINRQHTNATFLPGITLPESIQASGSLEEVLSGCRYVITAVPSQWLRSVAKKMAPLITRNHLIISASKGLEVQSLKTLATVLEEELPMVEPGAVIALSGPNHAEEVARRIPSTTVVATPILKFAEEVQDLLISPLLRVYTNPDRLGVQLGGALKNIIALAAGISDGLGFGDNTKAALITRGLAEMARLGAAMGAQTPTFSGLSGMGDLFVTASSKHSRNAWAGRELGKGRSLAEILSSTKMVVEGVTTTQAAYRLAREKQVEIPITNITYQVLFEGVPPLEGVSRLMERVRTHEMEEVVAATYTWQ; the protein is encoded by the coding sequence ATGATCGCTGTCGTAGGAAGCGGCGGCTGGGGCACAGCGTTGGCGTTTCATTGCGCTCAAAAAGGGTACCCGGTAAAAATATGGGCTCACGAGTCTGAAGTGGTCACGGAAATTAACCGCCAACATACCAATGCAACATTTTTGCCGGGAATTACGTTACCCGAGTCCATACAAGCCAGTGGCTCATTGGAAGAGGTTTTAAGCGGCTGCCGTTATGTGATTACTGCGGTTCCCAGTCAATGGTTGCGAAGCGTCGCCAAAAAAATGGCTCCTTTGATCACCCGGAATCATCTGATCATCAGTGCTTCCAAGGGCCTGGAAGTTCAGAGCCTAAAAACATTGGCCACCGTGCTTGAAGAAGAGTTGCCCATGGTCGAGCCGGGTGCGGTCATCGCGCTATCCGGGCCCAATCATGCCGAAGAGGTGGCCCGGAGGATTCCGTCGACTACGGTGGTTGCCACTCCGATCCTGAAATTTGCCGAAGAAGTTCAGGATTTATTGATCTCGCCATTGTTGCGGGTTTATACCAATCCCGACCGTCTCGGCGTGCAACTGGGAGGCGCTTTAAAAAACATCATCGCCTTGGCCGCCGGAATCTCCGATGGATTGGGTTTCGGAGATAACACCAAAGCGGCCCTGATCACCCGGGGGCTTGCCGAAATGGCTCGCCTGGGAGCGGCGATGGGAGCCCAAACCCCGACTTTTTCCGGCCTCTCCGGAATGGGAGATTTATTCGTGACCGCTTCCAGCAAACATAGCCGCAACGCATGGGCTGGACGGGAGCTTGGCAAGGGCCGCTCCCTGGCGGAGATCCTTTCTTCCACCAAAATGGTAGTCGAGGGTGTCACCACGACCCAAGCCGCTTATCGATTAGCCAGAGAAAAACAGGTCGAAATTCCCATTACGAATATCACATATCAAGTTCTTTTTGAAGGCGTTCCCCCGCTGGAAGGGGTCAGCCGATTAATGGAACGGGTTCGCACGCATGAAATGGAAGAAGTAGTAGCGGCGACCTATACCTGGCAATAA
- the spoIVA gene encoding stage IV sporulation protein A, translating into MERFDIFQDIAERTDGDIYIGVVGPVRTGKSTFIKRFMELMVIPNISNYYDQQRAQDELPQSGNGRTIMTTEPKFVPSEAVEVTVGDNIQFRVRLVDCVGYAVEGALGYENDSGPRMVITPWQESPVSFGEAAEMGTRKVITDHSTIGLVITTDGSITEIQRSAYIPAEERVIGELKALGKPFVVVLNSIQPDSGETLKLAGEMQEKYAVPVVPINCQQMSSAQVERVLQELLYMFPLRELRVDFPKWVEELEPAHWLRTRFEGAVYSAIAGVDRVKDIDQVVGSLRQTEDVKDVLMHRVDLGEGSVLIEMTVDRQLFYKVLEEMSGFTVSGDHHLMRMMRELSVAKREYDKLSGALSQVRQTGYGVVNPSLEELTLAEPELIRHGSRFGVKLKASAPSIHMIKADIMTEVTPIVGTEKQGEEFVHYLTSEFEKDPSRIWQTDFFGKTMYDLVKEGIQSKLARMPDNAQEKLQETLTKIINEGSGGLICIIL; encoded by the coding sequence ATGGAGAGGTTTGATATCTTTCAAGATATCGCCGAACGTACCGATGGTGATATTTATATCGGAGTGGTCGGTCCGGTACGTACAGGGAAGTCTACTTTTATCAAGCGATTTATGGAACTGATGGTGATTCCGAATATCAGCAATTATTATGACCAGCAACGCGCCCAGGATGAATTGCCACAAAGCGGCAACGGACGTACGATAATGACGACGGAGCCCAAATTTGTCCCGAGCGAAGCAGTGGAAGTGACGGTTGGGGACAACATCCAGTTTCGGGTGCGTTTGGTCGACTGTGTAGGATATGCAGTGGAAGGCGCATTAGGCTATGAAAATGATTCCGGACCCCGCATGGTCATTACACCTTGGCAAGAGAGTCCGGTCAGCTTCGGCGAAGCGGCCGAAATGGGAACTCGAAAGGTCATCACCGATCATTCGACCATTGGCTTGGTGATAACGACCGATGGCAGCATCACGGAAATTCAGCGGTCCGCTTATATCCCGGCCGAAGAGCGAGTCATCGGAGAATTGAAGGCCCTGGGGAAACCATTTGTAGTCGTTTTAAACTCCATACAGCCGGACAGCGGCGAGACGCTGAAACTAGCCGGAGAAATGCAAGAGAAATATGCAGTGCCGGTAGTTCCGATCAATTGCCAGCAGATGTCCAGCGCGCAGGTTGAAAGAGTTTTGCAGGAACTTCTGTATATGTTCCCGTTGCGGGAACTCCGCGTGGATTTTCCCAAATGGGTTGAAGAACTCGAACCCGCACACTGGCTGCGGACTCGTTTTGAAGGGGCGGTATATAGCGCAATCGCCGGAGTGGATCGCGTCAAAGACATCGACCAGGTTGTCGGTTCATTACGCCAGACCGAGGATGTCAAAGATGTCTTGATGCATCGGGTCGATCTGGGCGAAGGATCGGTCCTGATTGAGATGACCGTCGATCGGCAGCTTTTTTATAAAGTATTGGAAGAAATGTCCGGCTTTACGGTCAGCGGCGATCATCACTTAATGCGAATGATGCGGGAGTTGTCTGTAGCCAAGCGGGAATATGATAAACTTTCCGGGGCGTTGTCACAAGTCCGGCAGACAGGTTATGGCGTTGTCAATCCTTCGCTCGAAGAACTGACTTTGGCCGAACCGGAATTGATCAGACACGGGAGCCGCTTCGGAGTTAAACTCAAGGCCAGTGCACCATCGATCCATATGATCAAAGCCGACATCATGACGGAGGTTACGCCCATTGTCGGAACTGAAAAACAGGGCGAAGAATTTGTTCATTATCTGACCAGCGAGTTCGAGAAGGACCCGTCCCGGATCTGGCAGACCGATTTTTTCGGCAAGACCATGTATGACTTGGTGAAAGAGGGAATCCAGTCCAAACTCGCCAGAATGCCGGATAATGCCCAGGAAAAACTGCAAGAGACTTTAACAAAGATAATTAATGAGGGTAGCGGAGGCTTAATCTGCATTATCCTGTAA
- a CDS encoding HU family DNA-binding protein yields the protein MTKTELIDKVAEKSGLTKKDSGKAIDAVINAMTQALSKGEKVQLVGFGSFEVRKREARKGRNPQTGAEIKIAARKVPVFKAGKALKDAVGKK from the coding sequence ATGACCAAAACCGAACTCATCGACAAAGTCGCCGAGAAGAGTGGTTTGACAAAGAAGGATTCGGGAAAAGCGATTGATGCAGTGATTAACGCTATGACCCAAGCATTGTCCAAAGGAGAGAAAGTTCAATTAGTCGGCTTTGGTAGCTTTGAAGTCCGTAAGAGAGAGGCTCGTAAAGGCCGTAATCCTCAAACCGGTGCTGAAATTAAAATTGCTGCCAGAAAGGTTCCTGTGTTCAAAGCCGGCAAGGCTTTGAAAGATGCTGTGGGCAAGAAGTAA
- a CDS encoding polysaccharide deacetylase family protein codes for MRIFYFRSILWVGIGIALVFSLGYLAGRFHNENWPTMGLLAKEMPLFYVKKSAPEVCLTFDISWGEKTLPLVLKVLKQNQTPATFFVSGPWAVRHPEAVRAIVNDGHEIASHGDRHINLSQVSKDVVHDNIAKAHQDILSVAGRVAPYFRPPNGDYDDVVIDTARELGYETVIWSVDTLDWKNPGPRYMIDRVLARTIPGAIILCHASDSSQEIHLALPGIISGLRAKGLKLVALSQLAANGELIRRDPR; via the coding sequence GTGCGGATTTTTTATTTTCGGTCGATTCTTTGGGTGGGTATCGGCATAGCCCTCGTCTTCAGCCTTGGCTACCTGGCCGGCCGGTTTCACAATGAGAATTGGCCGACCATGGGGCTTTTGGCCAAGGAAATGCCGCTGTTTTATGTGAAAAAATCTGCGCCCGAGGTTTGTCTGACGTTTGATATCAGCTGGGGCGAGAAGACGCTGCCGCTGGTATTAAAGGTGCTGAAGCAGAACCAGACTCCGGCGACTTTCTTTGTGTCCGGCCCGTGGGCGGTGCGGCATCCGGAAGCGGTAAGAGCCATTGTCAATGATGGCCATGAAATCGCCAGCCACGGCGATCGCCACATCAACCTGAGTCAGGTCTCCAAAGATGTGGTACATGATAATATCGCCAAGGCCCATCAGGATATCCTGTCGGTAGCGGGCAGAGTGGCGCCTTATTTTCGCCCGCCCAACGGAGATTATGATGATGTGGTGATCGATACTGCCCGCGAACTCGGTTATGAGACCGTCATCTGGTCCGTGGATACGCTGGATTGGAAGAATCCCGGACCGCGCTATATGATCGACCGGGTGTTGGCTCGAACGATTCCCGGAGCCATTATTTTGTGCCATGCCAGTGATTCCAGCCAAGAAATTCATCTGGCGCTTCCCGGAATTATCTCGGGTTTGCGCGCCAAAGGTTTGAAGCTGGTGGCTTTGTCACAGCTGGCGGCGAACGGAGAGTTGATCCGGCGCGATCCGCGGTAA
- the lepB gene encoding signal peptidase I: MAKESSQKPAKEYSAKQFMRDFLEVVVPAVILFLVIHTFFLESRFVPSPSMVPTIEVQDRFLMNKTAYWFKKPQRYEIIIFKPPAEAGSKDDFVKRVIGLPGETLQVHRGVVYINGKPLKEPYITPDRAPIQEFGPVMVPEDSLFMMGDNRNNSQDSRYWGTLPLKNVKGQAWFRFWPVNRMGIIR; this comes from the coding sequence ATGGCAAAAGAATCGTCCCAAAAGCCCGCGAAAGAATATTCCGCCAAGCAATTCATGCGCGATTTTTTGGAAGTCGTTGTGCCGGCAGTGATTCTGTTCCTGGTGATCCACACGTTCTTTTTGGAGTCCCGTTTCGTGCCCTCGCCCTCGATGGTTCCCACCATTGAGGTTCAAGACCGTTTTTTGATGAATAAGACGGCGTATTGGTTTAAGAAACCCCAGCGGTACGAGATCATTATCTTCAAGCCGCCCGCGGAAGCCGGTTCCAAGGATGACTTCGTCAAACGGGTGATCGGGTTGCCGGGGGAAACCCTTCAAGTGCACCGGGGGGTGGTCTACATCAACGGGAAACCGTTGAAGGAACCGTATATTACTCCGGATCGGGCTCCGATTCAGGAATTCGGCCCGGTGATGGTGCCGGAAGACAGTCTGTTTATGATGGGCGACAACCGGAATAACAGTCAAGACAGCCGGTACTGGGGAACCCTACCGCTGAAAAACGTCAAAGGCCAGGCATGGTTCAGATTTTGGCCGGTCAACCGCATGGGAATCATTCGTTAA
- a CDS encoding ABC-F family ATP-binding cassette domain-containing protein: protein MALLQIRDLDKYYGANPILRDVSLEIHPGEKWGLVGKNGCGKTTLMRIITGQEDYDRGSIFWSQNCQVGYLRQEADFSEVLSIYDELRGIFRELDELQNQLNTLQGKMSEPGLAPSALEALIEEHHRLSEEFAQRGGYQIEGRIQGVLRGLGIPKERWNDTAASFSGGERTRLGLARILLTANDILLLDEPTNYLDIVAIEWLEEFLISFPGAVLLISHDRFFLDRVVQGIMEMEDCRITRYKGNYTAYRQKKEADYQVQLKAYELQQKEISRQEKLIRESRATEKSKRKAHNLEKRLQHLERIDKPRTDGKTLKMAFGGHEPSGKKVLEIEGLTKNFAERQLLKAVDFTVYSGQKVGLIGPNGSGKTTLLRMVMGLEEPDQGRIRLGYEVDPGYFSQFTAESDLEGTPFSQVMAMADLDNTQARTILARFLFQGDDVFKAVTDLSGGERRRLGLIRLILSKANFLILDEPTNHLDLQSIEVLEQALADYQGTVLVVSHDRYFLNQVANRFLLIDAGSVIPFDSYDEYLAWHSRQAAGSPETAKPRSEAQIRRAQTKEAQRELKRKQRTLEQLETAIFEMEARKTTLTETLSDPANSTDYKKSLELSTELNACEAELARLYEAWEQLQTELAELETEP, encoded by the coding sequence ATGGCATTATTACAAATTCGCGATCTCGACAAATATTACGGAGCCAATCCGATCTTACGGGATGTGTCCCTGGAGATTCATCCGGGCGAAAAATGGGGTTTGGTCGGCAAGAACGGGTGCGGTAAAACCACGCTGATGCGGATCATCACCGGCCAGGAAGATTACGACCGCGGCTCCATCTTTTGGAGTCAAAACTGCCAAGTCGGTTATTTGCGGCAGGAAGCTGATTTTAGCGAGGTTCTTTCCATCTATGACGAGTTGCGGGGCATCTTCCGCGAACTGGATGAATTGCAAAACCAGCTTAACACGCTGCAGGGCAAAATGTCAGAACCGGGGCTGGCGCCTTCCGCCCTGGAGGCTTTGATCGAGGAACACCACCGGCTGAGCGAGGAATTCGCCCAGCGCGGGGGGTATCAGATCGAGGGCCGGATTCAGGGAGTCTTGCGGGGATTGGGGATTCCCAAAGAACGCTGGAATGACACTGCCGCCAGTTTTAGCGGCGGGGAGCGGACCCGTCTCGGCTTGGCCCGCATCCTGCTGACTGCCAATGATATCCTGCTGCTGGACGAGCCCACCAACTATCTGGACATCGTGGCCATTGAATGGCTGGAAGAGTTCCTGATCAGTTTTCCCGGTGCGGTTTTGCTCATTTCGCATGACCGTTTTTTTCTCGATCGCGTGGTGCAGGGGATCATGGAGATGGAAGATTGCCGGATCACCCGTTATAAGGGCAATTATACCGCGTACCGGCAGAAAAAAGAGGCGGATTACCAAGTCCAACTTAAAGCATATGAACTGCAACAAAAGGAGATCAGCCGCCAGGAAAAGTTGATTCGAGAGTCACGGGCCACCGAAAAAAGCAAACGGAAAGCCCATAATTTAGAAAAACGCCTGCAACATTTGGAACGGATTGATAAACCCCGTACCGACGGGAAGACATTGAAGATGGCCTTCGGCGGCCATGAGCCGAGCGGCAAGAAAGTGCTGGAGATCGAAGGACTTACCAAAAACTTCGCCGAGCGGCAGCTGCTGAAGGCGGTGGATTTCACGGTCTATTCGGGCCAAAAGGTAGGCCTTATCGGACCCAACGGCTCCGGCAAGACAACTTTGCTGCGGATGGTCATGGGACTGGAGGAACCGGACCAGGGCCGGATCCGGCTCGGTTATGAAGTCGATCCCGGCTATTTTTCCCAGTTTACCGCGGAATCGGACCTGGAAGGCACGCCCTTCAGCCAGGTCATGGCGATGGCCGATCTCGACAATACCCAGGCCCGGACGATTCTCGCCCGCTTCCTATTCCAGGGCGACGATGTCTTTAAGGCCGTGACCGACCTGAGCGGCGGCGAACGGCGCCGTTTGGGCTTGATTCGGTTGATCCTTTCCAAGGCCAACTTCTTAATACTGGACGAGCCCACCAACCATTTGGATCTGCAATCCATTGAAGTGCTGGAACAGGCCTTGGCCGACTATCAGGGAACCGTGCTGGTGGTTTCCCATGACCGCTATTTCCTCAATCAAGTGGCGAATCGTTTCTTGCTGATCGATGCGGGGTCCGTCATCCCGTTCGATTCGTATGATGAGTATCTGGCCTGGCACTCCCGGCAAGCCGCCGGCAGCCCGGAAACAGCCAAACCCAGGAGTGAGGCTCAGATCCGGCGGGCTCAAACCAAAGAGGCGCAGCGGGAGCTGAAACGGAAACAACGAACTCTGGAACAGCTTGAAACGGCCATCTTTGAAATGGAAGCCAGGAAAACTACTCTTACTGAAACCCTAAGCGATCCGGCCAACAGTACCGATTATAAAAAGAGTCTGGAATTGAGCACGGAGCTGAATGCGTGTGAAGCGGAATTGGCGCGCTTGTACGAAGCGTGGGAGCAGCTCCAGACCGAGCTGGCCGAGCTGGAAACGGAACCGTAG
- the lon gene encoding endopeptidase La, with product MNTEENRVVSFKEVLPLLPLRGMIVFPFMVIPLDVGRDKSISALEEAMVQERLIVLAAQRHAKINDPEPDDIYTMGTIAEVKQLLKLPDGTIRVLVEGIRRAQIVSFVQSDPHYRVQLAEVAEADEKNVEVEALMRSTLYQFEQLIKLSKKIPPEVLTSVSNIEDPGRLADIISSHLNLKIEEKQDILEAVSAKSRLETLCTFLVKEIDILEMERKIHLRVRKQMEKTQKEYYLREQIKAIQKELGDGDERAAEVEELRSRLAELNLPSEAEEKALKEIDRLSKMPPMAAEAVVVRNYIDWILSLPWNTLTEDSLDVKGAEKVLNEDHYGLEKVKERILEYLAVCQLTNQLKGPILCLVGPPGVGKTSLAKSVARALNRKFVRFSLGGVRDEAEIRGHRRTYVGALPGKIIQIMKQAGTKNPVILLDEIDKMSADFRGDPASALLEVLDPEQNCAFGDHYLEVTFDLSQVLFITTANTFHGIPRPLLDRMEVIHISGYTEEEKLEIAKRHLIPKQLKEHGLTEQSVLFHEKFIRQLIAGYTRESGVRNLEREIATVCRKTALEIVQSSRNTIRLNKLHLQKFLGIPKYRHSLAENADQVGVATGLAWTEVGGDILLVEVSLVKGKGQLILTGKLGEVMRESAHAAYSYIRSRVKELGIPEDFHERYDLHIHVPEGAIPKDGPSAGITIATALASALTEQPIRKDVAMTGEITLRGRVLPIGGLKEKILAAHRGGIKKILVPKENEKDLEEIPANILRKVELVLVESMDEVWREALIPKIQVASVS from the coding sequence TTGAATACAGAAGAGAATCGCGTCGTTTCTTTTAAAGAAGTGTTACCCTTGCTGCCGCTACGGGGAATGATTGTCTTTCCGTTTATGGTCATCCCATTGGATGTCGGTAGGGATAAATCAATCAGTGCTTTGGAAGAGGCTATGGTCCAGGAACGGTTGATTGTGTTGGCCGCACAGCGCCACGCCAAAATTAACGACCCCGAACCGGACGATATCTATACCATGGGGACGATTGCTGAGGTAAAGCAGTTGTTGAAATTGCCCGATGGTACCATTCGGGTGCTGGTTGAAGGGATCCGGCGCGCCCAGATTGTCAGTTTCGTACAATCCGATCCCCATTATCGGGTGCAACTCGCCGAGGTTGCCGAGGCGGATGAGAAAAATGTCGAAGTGGAAGCCCTCATGCGGTCCACTCTGTATCAGTTCGAACAGTTGATTAAGTTAAGCAAGAAGATCCCGCCGGAAGTGTTGACTTCAGTATCCAATATTGAAGACCCGGGCCGGCTGGCTGATATCATCTCTTCGCATCTGAATTTGAAGATCGAAGAGAAACAGGATATTCTGGAGGCGGTCTCCGCCAAGTCCCGCTTGGAGACGCTCTGCACCTTTCTGGTGAAAGAGATCGATATTCTGGAGATGGAACGCAAGATCCATCTGCGGGTCCGCAAACAGATGGAAAAGACCCAGAAAGAATATTATCTCCGGGAACAGATTAAAGCCATCCAGAAAGAACTGGGTGATGGCGATGAGCGCGCCGCGGAGGTGGAGGAACTCCGGTCACGGCTGGCGGAGCTGAATCTGCCGTCCGAGGCGGAAGAGAAGGCGCTCAAGGAGATTGACCGTTTGTCGAAAATGCCGCCAATGGCCGCAGAGGCCGTGGTAGTCCGGAATTATATCGATTGGATCCTTTCATTGCCTTGGAATACTTTAACCGAAGATAGTCTGGATGTAAAAGGTGCCGAGAAGGTATTGAACGAAGACCATTACGGCCTGGAGAAGGTGAAGGAGAGGATCTTGGAATACCTCGCCGTCTGCCAGTTGACCAATCAACTGAAAGGACCGATCCTTTGCCTGGTGGGACCGCCCGGCGTCGGCAAAACCTCGCTGGCGAAATCGGTGGCCCGGGCCTTGAACCGCAAATTCGTCCGTTTCTCGCTCGGTGGGGTCCGGGACGAAGCGGAGATTCGCGGCCATCGCCGCACCTATGTCGGAGCCTTGCCCGGCAAGATCATTCAGATTATGAAACAGGCCGGGACGAAAAATCCGGTGATTCTGTTGGACGAGATCGACAAGATGAGCGCGGACTTCCGGGGCGATCCCGCTTCGGCTTTGCTCGAAGTGTTGGATCCGGAACAGAATTGCGCCTTCGGCGATCACTATCTCGAAGTCACTTTCGATCTGTCGCAGGTGCTTTTCATCACCACGGCCAATACGTTCCATGGCATTCCCCGGCCGTTGCTGGACCGGATGGAGGTCATTCATATCTCCGGCTATACCGAGGAGGAAAAACTGGAGATCGCCAAACGCCATTTGATTCCGAAGCAGCTCAAAGAGCACGGCCTGACCGAACAGAGCGTTTTGTTCCATGAAAAATTCATCCGGCAGCTGATCGCCGGCTATACCCGGGAATCGGGCGTCCGGAATCTGGAGCGCGAGATCGCCACGGTCTGCCGGAAAACGGCGTTGGAGATTGTGCAGTCTTCACGGAACACGATCCGTCTGAATAAATTGCATCTCCAGAAGTTTTTGGGCATTCCCAAATACCGCCACAGCCTGGCGGAGAATGCCGACCAGGTCGGGGTGGCCACTGGGCTGGCTTGGACTGAGGTCGGCGGGGATATCTTATTAGTCGAGGTTTCGTTGGTCAAAGGGAAGGGCCAGTTAATCCTGACGGGCAAACTGGGCGAGGTGATGCGCGAGTCCGCTCACGCAGCCTACAGTTATATCCGTTCCCGCGTCAAAGAGCTTGGAATACCGGAAGATTTTCATGAACGGTATGATCTGCATATTCATGTTCCGGAAGGAGCCATTCCGAAAGACGGCCCTTCGGCGGGCATCACTATCGCTACCGCTTTGGCATCGGCCCTCACCGAGCAGCCGATCCGGAAAGACGTGGCCATGACCGGCGAGATTACCCTGCGCGGACGGGTACTGCCCATCGGCGGACTGAAAGAGAAGATTTTAGCGGCCCACCGCGGCGGGATCAAGAAGATCCTGGTGCCGAAAGAAAACGAAAAAGATCTGGAGGAGATCCCCGCCAATATCCTGCGCAAAGTGGAACTGGTCCTCGTCGAATCCATGGATGAGGTTTGGCGGGAAGCCCTGATTCCCAAAATCCAGGTGGCCTCGGTTAGTTAA